In a genomic window of Streptomyces sp. NBC_01231:
- a CDS encoding TetR/AcrR family transcriptional regulator yields the protein MDDRNTNGARSVSTDAEIRAPRADAARNRDQLLAVATRVFASADAEPSMRAIAREAGVGIATLYRHFPTRESLVDAVYRDQVVRLTTGAHELLGRLAPAAAMRRWMDLFGDWIATKNGMLDTLLAMIESGEIAHAQTRTELLTAITRMLDAGRAAGDLRSDVTAEDIAAALIGIFTVAPRPEREAQARRLLNLLMDGLRATDRPA from the coding sequence ATGGATGACCGTAACACAAACGGAGCGCGTTCCGTTTCGACTGACGCGGAGATACGCGCGCCACGGGCGGACGCGGCCCGCAATCGTGACCAGCTGCTCGCGGTGGCGACTCGCGTGTTCGCCTCGGCGGACGCCGAGCCGTCGATGCGCGCGATCGCCCGCGAGGCCGGGGTCGGCATCGCCACGCTCTACCGGCACTTCCCGACCCGCGAATCACTGGTCGACGCGGTCTACCGGGACCAGGTCGTGCGGCTGACAACCGGCGCCCACGAGCTGCTCGGTCGGCTGGCCCCGGCTGCGGCAATGCGGCGCTGGATGGACTTGTTCGGGGACTGGATCGCGACCAAGAACGGCATGCTCGACACGCTGCTCGCGATGATCGAGTCGGGTGAGATCGCCCATGCGCAGACTCGGACCGAGCTCCTGACGGCCATCACCAGGATGCTCGACGCCGGCCGCGCGGCGGGCGACCTCCGCTCCGACGTCACCGCCGAAGACATCGCCGCCGCCCTCATCGGCATCTTCACCGTGGCCCCCCGACCCGAGCGCGAAGCTCAGGCCCGCCGCCTGCTGAACCTCCTGATGGACGGCCTCCGGGCCACGGACCGGCCAGCCTGA
- a CDS encoding NAD(P)H-dependent oxidoreductase, whose product MLLSDDERATRLSSRSARNRRCICPEIAGWVLKTAQQNSRLTYEPVDLAEVALPFLDEPRKPALGQYEHEHTRRWSRAASGYGGFLFVFSQYNWGYPAVLKNALDFFYAEWRDKPAAVASCGTRGGNRAVAQLRGALQGLHMRIIDQNLELVVTDADVDEDEQLTDVAATLQPFTGQVRLVDAQLTELLTDDQQ is encoded by the coding sequence TTGCTGCTGTCTGATGACGAGCGGGCGACCAGGCTGTCGAGCCGCTCCGCCAGGAACCGGCGCTGCATCTGCCCCGAGATCGCCGGGTGGGTACTCAAGACAGCCCAGCAGAACAGCCGTCTCACCTACGAGCCCGTGGACCTCGCCGAGGTCGCGCTGCCGTTCCTGGACGAGCCGCGCAAGCCCGCCCTCGGTCAGTACGAGCACGAGCACACGCGCCGCTGGAGCCGGGCGGCCAGCGGCTACGGCGGGTTTCTCTTCGTCTTCTCGCAGTACAACTGGGGCTACCCCGCGGTTCTGAAGAACGCCCTCGACTTCTTCTACGCGGAGTGGCGCGACAAGCCCGCCGCCGTCGCCAGTTGCGGCACCCGCGGCGGCAACCGGGCCGTCGCCCAGCTGCGCGGTGCGCTCCAAGGGCTGCACATGCGCATCATCGACCAGAACCTCGAGCTGGTCGTCACCGACGCCGACGTCGACGAGGACGAGCAACTCACTGACGTCGCCGCCACCTTGCAGCCGTTCACCGGACAGGTACGACTGGTGGACGCCCAGCTGACCGAGCTCCTCACCGACGACCAGCAGTAA